In Juglans regia cultivar Chandler chromosome 5, Walnut 2.0, whole genome shotgun sequence, the following are encoded in one genomic region:
- the LOC118343701 gene encoding disease resistance protein RUN1-like → MMKLLDMESNDVRFVGIHGMGGVGKTTLAQIIYDRVSNSYCRFEGSSFISCIREESKARGLASLQKQLLSMIIQEEIQIWDRNQGDRMRKKMLSNKRVFIVLDDVDSDEQLTALAGDRKWFGPGSRVIITCRDSHLLKTHEVNNIYKVEELQTDEALQLFSLSAFKKTHPTENYKDLSMDFVEYAQGLPLALKVLGSFLFGRTIVAWRSARDQLEAIPNKEIMNILQISFEGLEDFQKELFLDMACLFQPQYRLDNIFLQTLESFGYYPGINIDVLVDKSLLTISDGMLFMHDLLKTMGHEIVRRECPEEPGRRSRLFRVEDLYHVLKNDTGTDATKAIVVEFCPETKDQRLNARVLDNLKVFDLSYSENLIEIPDFSGVPNLEEINLEDCRSLCELHPSIGSLKHLNELVLNKCSSLEKLPDLSSLECLTYLEAYETAITQIPCANLMPKSIREFSLQGGKLMRLKSKDPIYDIGSLVEYRKEGIYDYVEATWIDVDSKGENILDMAGVVVSAMYDDLTTISIWSLGFYIPEWVQYKSNGSSVKIDLDANTNPEMGCVFFIVCDSDQFFSMDYGHSSISSLFKGWNIESSEMGLTIRFERDKEYCVEYDSLDYRLMDVSFSKRIGFWVYIPAVLRLPFLDIRRVIKISFETGWYYFQGRVKPIEVKECGVHFFCPDDANSKFFNSIAPFGHSGSSNSDFHRRFVGYMRKKKDMKSYHET, encoded by the exons ATGATGAAGTTATTGGATATGGAATCGAACGATGTTCGCTTTGTAGGAATTCATGGGATGGGTGGCGTTGGTAAGACAACGCTGGCCCAAATAATTTATGATCGAGTTTCTAATTCTTATTGTCGATTTGAAGGAAGCagctttatttcttgtattAGAGAAGAATCTAAAGCTCGTGGTCTAGCttctttacaaaaacaacttctttCTATGATCATACAAGAAGAAATACAAATATGGGATCGAAACCAGGGAGATCGGATGAGAAAGAAGATGCTGAGTAATAAAAGGGTTTTTATTGTCCTTGATGATGTGGATAGTGACGAGCAACTAACGGCATTAGCAGGGGATCGGAAATGGTTTGGTCCAGGGAGTAGGGTGATTATAACATGCAGAGATAGTCATCTGTTGAAAACACATGAAGTGAATAATATCTATAAGGTTGAGGAGCTTCAAACTGATGAAGCATTGCAACTCTTTAGTTTGTCGGCCTTCAAGAAAACGCATCCTACAGAGAATTACAAGGATCtatctatggattttgtggagtaTGCTCAAGGTCTTCCTTTAGCCCTTAAAGTTTTGGGTTCCTTCTTATTTGGCAGAACGATAGTTGCCTGGAGAAGTGCTAGGGATCAACTAGAAGCAATTCCtaataaagaaattatgaatATACTTCAAATAAGTTTTGAGGGGCTGGAGGATTTCCAGAAAGAGTTGTTTTTGGACATGGCATGTTTGTTCCAACCACAGTACAGGCTAGATAACATATTTTTGCAGACATTAGAAAGTTTTGGTTACTATCCCGGCATCAACATTGACGTACTCGTAGACAAGTCCCTCCTCACCATCTCAGATGGAATGTTgttcatgcatgatttgcttAAAACAATGGGTCATGAAATAGTTCGCCGCGAATGCCCTGAAGAACCTGGACGACGTAGTAGACTGTTTCGTGTGGAGGATCTCTATCACGTACTGAAGAATGATACT GGAACTGATGCAACTAAAGCCATAGTCGTGGAGTTTTGTCCTGAAACGAAAGATCAGAGACTCAACGCCAGA GTTTTAGACAATTTGAAGGTATTTGATCTGAGTTATTCTGAGAATTTGATTGAAATACCAGATTTTTCTGGAGTACCAAATCTTGAGGAAATAAACCTGGAAGATTGTAGAAGCTTGTGTGAGCTCCACCCATCCATCGGaagtttaaaacatttaaatgaATTGGTACTTAACAAATGTTCAAGCCTTGAGAAGTTACCAGACCTGAGTAGTTTGGAATGCCTGACCTATCTTGAGGCATATGAAACTGCTATAACACAAATACCATGTGCCAATCTAATGCCCAAGAGCATCCGTGAGTTTAGTCTTCAAGGAGGCAAGTTGATGCGACTTAAATCAAAAGATCCCATCTATGATATCGGATCACTTGTAGAATATCGGAAGGAAGGAATATATGATTACGTAGAAGCAACGTGGATTGATGTTGACAGCaaaggagaaaatattttagacatgGCTGGGGTAGTTGTTTCGGCTATGTATGACGATTTG ACGACAATAAGTATATGGTCGTTGGGATTCTATATCCCGGAGTGGGTTCAGTATAAAAGTAACGGCTCCTCTGTAAAGATAGATTTGGATGCTAATACGAATCCGGAGATGGGGTGTGTTTTCTTTATTGTCTGTGATTCTGATCAATTCTTTTCCATGGATTATGGACATTCTTCAATTTCTTCGTTATTCAAGGGATGGAATATTGAAAGTTCAGAGATGGGGCTGACAATAAGGTTTGAGAGGGATAAAGAATATTGTGTGGAATATGATAGTTTGGATTACAGATTAATGGATGTCTCTTTCAGTAAGCGAATCGGATTTTGGGTGTATATACCGGCGGTTTTGCGGTTGCCGTTTTTGGACATAAGGAGGGTCATTAagatttcatttgaaacaggCTGGTATTATTTCCAAGGTCGTGTAAAACCAATAGAAGTGAAAGAATGCGGGGTGCATTTCTTCTGTCCAGATGATGCTAATTCAAAGTTTTTTAATAGCATTGCTCCTTTTGGCCATTCGGGATCTTCTAATTCAGATTTCCATCGACGATTTGTCGGCtatatgagaaagaaaaaggacatGAAAAGTTATCATGAAACGTAA